The genome window CAAAATCCAAAAGCAGTCCTTCATCCAAAAGAAAATTGCCAGTAATCTGATACTTCCAGTCAGAGTCCAACAGTGGGGAATTTTGTGCTTATaagtgtttctttgtttttgtggcCCAAATGTAAtccaaattgaaattttgtgtggTTAACAGTCAGTATTATAGCGTaaattcattgtttttattgattgaCACGTTCATCAGATATCTGAATTTCTTGTTTTGATTACAGGCTATGTGCAACATTATCGTTACTTTTAAATTGATGTCAAACAACCGTGTAAGATCTGAGGAGACGCGAGGGACAGAGTCGTCTTAAAAATTCTGAATAAAGTCATCATGGCAGTTGTCAAAAGGTGGCCAATACTGATCATAGTTTCAATGATGTTCTTTATTAGCTGTATTTACTATAGCAAATTTGAATCAGAATTTGTAACTGATCTTCATAACATTTCAACAGCTTCTGAAGGTCCTGCAACAGAGCTGTCTGGTAAGGCTACTATACAAAAATCCCAAGATGCAGCATTTCCAGCTATTAGCTACGTCAATGCTACATTTTTCATTGAAGTTAGTGGTAAGCCAGACTTATCGTACCGGCAGAAGTGTGCTGTAGAAGCTGCAGCTACAGCACATAGCAACTACCCCGTAATTGTGTATATGACTGGGTTTAACGGCACTAGGTCTCCTTGGACGAAACCCTTCAAAAATATGGAGATTAGAACGTTGAACCTAGatgaactttttttaaacactcATTTAGAGAAGGTTTACACAGCCAAGGGTTTCAGGGAAAAACCTGTAATTGAGCATGTTGCAGATTTATCTAGaatagctttgttgaaaaaGCATGGAGGTTTATATCTTGACATTGACATGATTCTAATGAAATCGGCTCTAGTCTTTGAgtcatttattctaaaaaaccaAGGGAATGGTGTACTAAGGCTCAATGAAACATCTCCTCTCTTAGCTAAATTCTATGAAAAGCTCGGGGATGTCGCATACAAGCGTGGGGATTATACCCTTCTAGGTTCAAAGATTATAAGACAGGCTGTAAAAGAAATGTGTCACCTAAATAATACAGCTGCCAATTTTAAAACTGCTGCAGAACTCTGTCATATAAATTTCGTTGATGACAAAGTTTTTGAGCCTGTGGCGTGGttcgaatttaagaaattatttagtaaaGATGTAGATCTAAGCAAGTTTCGATCAAATATAATGAAGAAAGCTGTAGCCTTTCATTTTGCAGGTCATGTGACAAATAATATAccagtttttaaaaatagctcTTCTTTATTCAATGAAATTGCCAAGAAGTATTGTCCAATCATGTTTAGGAATTTTCCCTCTAAATATTGATGGTATATACACCGATGCTCAAGAGGAACTGAGAAGAAAGTTTCGAATTCTCCATTGAAAATTGGCATTCTTcctaaatttgagttttttctgtttttttgacaaaacagccTCCCCAtcattggaaaaaataatcaaatgttCGGTTATTCTTGAACTTCTATATATCTTTTATAATAGGCCAATAGATCATAAAAAGATTATCAAAGGCTTTTCAGTAAAGCTTAAGTGGAGGAGGGGGGATGTAATACTTTACGATATTGCTGAAGCATGCTAATACTtatattaaacttttaataaacACTTTTCTACTACCATTAAAGTAACAATAGACTGAAAGATTACAATAGACTAGTAATACAATACAATTAAACTCTTTTAGAATCATATTAAACTTTTCATAAACACTTTTAGACAACAACTAAATCAATAATGCAGCATAAAAGCAAATAActgtaacaaaacaaaaacgtgTATTTTATTGTTAGATGTTGTATTAACTTATTCGAGCCTGTTTATGTTAGTTATGAATcattaaataatatttgtttattgaaCTCTTGTGTTATTGGAGATAAGCCAAGTAATTATTTTCTACGTTACTCTGAGGTCACTATGGAGGAAGAAAGAGGATTGTGTTTTCGCGATAACttgttggaattttgttttgcCCCTCCCTTCCACCAGGCACATATACaagagtttattttttaatcttatatGGGTTGAAGGGGGAGGGATGGATCTTCAAAGTGCCTCAATACATGAGGAGGATGTTATTACAGTTGTAATAAAGTTATGGTCCGTAGGATATTCTTCCCTCAATAATATCGTATTTCTTCTGCCTCAAATCACCTTTTAAATGCTCATTGGTGGCGTTTCGTTTTGATAATAACTAGAGGATAGAGAATAGTAAACAGTGAAAGTTGTTTGCAAAGCATAGGAGAGGTATCTGAATGACTTCTAAGCAAAATCCAATGAAATTGGGTATTGCTTGAATTGGGTATAAGCAATACCCAATATTTCCACTGAAGTCACTTGTTACTCGGTAACGTGCACCatggtatttttcattaagtcTTCCGTGGATTAATTTACACACAgcactgctactaatactactaaaaactcaccgcagcatcaaGTCACCTGTGACCTcaacagctatgcacgctcctcctccatcccagtctatttAAAGTCTATATCTTTATACCCTCcaagaagttctcatttcccttaaatctttctctgTGATATTCTCCAGCCCCAACTgtggacaacctgctttctgtttagtcctagacggttggcttAAAAGAATAagcttcggcaatctgtcatccttcatccgcagaacgtgttcAAGCCATTtctacctttctctcattatagccccagcAAGCAGGATCAAATTGCACTTTtcttacagcctactgtttgaaataaagtCAGTCAGCTAGGTACCTAGAACAGtccgtaagcaatttctctggaaaacatctttaCACGCAATGGAACTACTATATTTAATTATCGGTTGAGTATGCGAAGAATTAAAATAGAAagtaaagtttgttttttaagtttttaatgctaTAGCTATTAAGttgttaagtttaatgttgtATTTTAACGCCTGTTTACGGTATGAAATTATGGGCTTTTTGTTGATTCGACATGTCCAGATATTAGTGACTGTCGTCACTTTTAGATTTGCGCCACTAGCAATGAGAAAGTCATCgccaaaaagcaaaaacaaaaatttcgcTATTTTCTATTGCCACAAATTTAAGAGATATGAACATAAATACCATTATTCACATTTATTAGTCTTAATCATTCAATATACTCTAAATATTAATGCTAagctattttgaactttttttgcGGGTTAGATCTCTTTTTTAAATCTGGAACTtcactatttaaaattttgatggtATAAAAACTAAACGTATTGATGTTGTAGCTGTTGATGTTATATAGAATTAAATTTATCTGCTGACATTTAGGTTCGATGCCAAACATATCTGATCAGTTGAGCCCtgaagacatatatatatatatatatatatatatatatatata of Artemia franciscana chromosome 3, ASM3288406v1, whole genome shotgun sequence contains these proteins:
- the LOC136024717 gene encoding lactosylceramide 4-alpha-galactosyltransferase-like, producing MAVVKRWPILIIVSMMFFISCIYYSKFESEFVTDLHNISTASEGPATELSGKATIQKSQDAAFPAISYVNATFFIEVSGKPDLSYRQKCAVEAAATAHSNYPVIVYMTGFNGTRSPWTKPFKNMEIRTLNLDELFLNTHLEKVYTAKGFREKPVIEHVADLSRIALLKKHGGLYLDIDMILMKSALVFESFILKNQGNGVLRLNETSPLLAKFYEKLGDVAYKRGDYTLLGSKIIRQAVKEMCHLNNTAANFKTAAELCHINFVDDKVFEPVAWFEFKKLFSKDVDLSKFRSNIMKKAVAFHFAGHVTNNIPVFKNSSSLFNEIAKKYCPIMFRNFPSKY